From Bombyx mori chromosome 10, ASM3026992v2, a single genomic window includes:
- the LOC101742529 gene encoding low-density lipoprotein receptor-related protein 2 isoform X1, translating into MNVKSSTIMYLLWFALFIVMISQADASILGSHCRSNADCKVAYAHCDRGMCMCQPYYARVDNSTCLESTLLGSECMVAEQCTQKVAYSACLEGVCRCTDGHLQFRKHTCLSPAPPGHVCYSNEHCRLWDKESRCEFVILNLFGRCACNSYYKQNGDKCVLSKISPYATEAVIAEQDSALSPMNGPQNTMNSNGQTSFSAESGFNERNQARPSKTPIFSDNDVLSTEDDNLLMQAVLKVPTIEPAKKLPVSNRKEGEPNETVGVNEMTANLHANDQPVYRVVTQPTVDKKSNKKTGSTKETSEGKPHKTGHQKKSSLKDKQRIRTDVSGDLGPSSLGMPCMTDAQCHLVDPHTKCLNKRCDCAHRTNSTSACSARNRGCLPGTFQCRSTGTCISWYFVCDGRKDCSDGSDEKCQGTGRDGTGERCPMNSFRCGGPGSPCVSRAARCDGTPQCPGGEDERNCKATRRRGCPRHTFRCGSGECLPEYEFCNAIISCKDASDEPPHLCTEQSRWRAADFCPLRCGNGRCRSTAVACSGRDGCGDNSDEIACSVCKCPSPQTP; encoded by the exons attTCACAAGCCGATGCGTCAATATTGGGTTCTCATTGTCGAAGCAATGCGGACTGTAAAGTGGCCTATGCTCATTGTGACAGAGGAATGTGCATGTGTCAGCCCTATTACGCTCGCGTTGATAACTCCACCTGCTTGGAAT CAACTCTACTTGGTTCAGAGTGCATGGTGGCTGAACAGTGCACGCAGAAAGTGGCTTACAGCGCATGCTTGGAAGGCGTTTGCCGTTGTACAGACGGACACCTACAATTTAGAAAACACACTTGCCTATCCC cTGCTCCGCCTGGTCACGTTTGCTACAGTAATGAACATTGTCGGTTATGGGATAAGGAAAGCCGATGCGAATTCGTGATTCTTAATCTATTCGGGAGATGCGCTTGCAATTCCTACTATAAACAAAATGGCGATAAATGTGTGCTCTCGAAGATTTCCCCCTATGCAACCGAAGCAGTGATCGCAGAACAAGATTCCGCTCTGAGTCCTATGAATGGCCCTCAAAATACGATGAATAGTAATGGCCAGACTTCCTTCAGCGCTGAGTCAGGATTTAATGAGAGAAACCAGGCTCGACCAAGCAAAACTCCCATATTTTCCGATAATGATGTTTTGAGTACAGAAGACGATAATCTATTAATGCAAGCCGTATTGAAGGTGCCAACTATAGAACCAGCCAAAAAATTACCTGTCTCTAACAGAAAAGAGGGCGAACCAAATGAGACAGTTGGTGTTAATGAAATGACTGCAAACTTGCATGCAAACGATCAGCCTGTTTACAGGGTTGTGACGCAACCAACAGTAGATAAAAAGTCTAATAAGAAGACAGGGTCCACAAAAGAAACTTCAGAAGGTAAACCGCACAAAACTGGAcatcaaaaaaaatcatctctCAAGG ATAAGCAACGCATTCGCACTGATGTCTCTGGCGACCTTGGACCTTCATCTCTAGGTATGCCTTGTATGACAGACGCACAATGCCATCTAGTGGATCCTCATACGAAATGCTTAAACAAACGATGTGATTGCGCTCATCGCACTAATTCGACATCAGCTTGTTCGGCTCGCAACAGGGGCTGCTTACCTGGAACATTTCAA TGTCGGTCTACGGGCACCTGCATAAGCTGGTACTTCGTCTGTGATGGGCGTAAGGATTGTTCTGATGGATCCGATGAGAAGTGTCAAGGTACTGGCAGAG ATGGGACGGGCGAGCGGTGTCCTATGAACTCGTTCAGATGTGGGGGTCCTGGTTCGCCGTGTGTATCAAGGGCGGCCAGGTGTGATGGCACTCCACAGTGTCCCGGAGGCGAAGATGAAAGAAACTGTAAGGCGACGAGACGCAGGGG ATGTCCCCGTCACACGTTCCGTTGCGGTTCTGGTGAATGTTTACCGGAGTACGAGTTTTGTAACGCTATAATATCATGCAAAGACGCTTCTGATGAACCACCACATTTATGTACAGAACAATCAAG atGGCGAGCCGCTGATTTCTGCCCTCTTCGATGTGGCAATGGCCGTTGCAGAAGCACAGCCGTAGCATGTTCAGGACGCGACGGGTGTGGAGATAACAGCGATGAAATTGCATGTTCTGTTTGTA AGTGTCCATCGCCTCAGACGCCTTGA
- the LOC101742529 gene encoding low-density lipoprotein receptor-related protein 2 isoform X2, whose amino-acid sequence MNVKSSTIMYLLWFALFIVMISQADASILGSHCRSNADCKVAYAHCDRGMCMCQPYYARVDNSTCLESTLLGSECMVAEQCTQKVAYSACLEGVCRCTDGHLQFRKHTCLSPAPPGHVCYSNEHCRLWDKESRCEFVILNLFGRCACNSYYKQNGDKCVLSKISPYATEAVIAEQDSALSPMNGPQNTMNSNGQTSFSAESGFNERNQARPSKTPIFSDNDVLSTEDDNLLMQAVLKVPTIEPAKKLPVSNRKEGEPNETVGVNEMTANLHANDQPVYRVVTQPTVDKKSNKKTGSTKETSEGKPHKTGHQKKSSLKDKQRIRTDVSGDLGPSSLGMPCMTDAQCHLVDPHTKCLNKRCDCAHRTNSTSACSARNRGCLPGTFQCRSTGTCISWYFVCDGRKDCSDGSDEKCQDGTGERCPMNSFRCGGPGSPCVSRAARCDGTPQCPGGEDERNCKATRRRGCPRHTFRCGSGECLPEYEFCNAIISCKDASDEPPHLCTEQSRWRAADFCPLRCGNGRCRSTAVACSGRDGCGDNSDEIACSVCKCPSPQTP is encoded by the exons attTCACAAGCCGATGCGTCAATATTGGGTTCTCATTGTCGAAGCAATGCGGACTGTAAAGTGGCCTATGCTCATTGTGACAGAGGAATGTGCATGTGTCAGCCCTATTACGCTCGCGTTGATAACTCCACCTGCTTGGAAT CAACTCTACTTGGTTCAGAGTGCATGGTGGCTGAACAGTGCACGCAGAAAGTGGCTTACAGCGCATGCTTGGAAGGCGTTTGCCGTTGTACAGACGGACACCTACAATTTAGAAAACACACTTGCCTATCCC cTGCTCCGCCTGGTCACGTTTGCTACAGTAATGAACATTGTCGGTTATGGGATAAGGAAAGCCGATGCGAATTCGTGATTCTTAATCTATTCGGGAGATGCGCTTGCAATTCCTACTATAAACAAAATGGCGATAAATGTGTGCTCTCGAAGATTTCCCCCTATGCAACCGAAGCAGTGATCGCAGAACAAGATTCCGCTCTGAGTCCTATGAATGGCCCTCAAAATACGATGAATAGTAATGGCCAGACTTCCTTCAGCGCTGAGTCAGGATTTAATGAGAGAAACCAGGCTCGACCAAGCAAAACTCCCATATTTTCCGATAATGATGTTTTGAGTACAGAAGACGATAATCTATTAATGCAAGCCGTATTGAAGGTGCCAACTATAGAACCAGCCAAAAAATTACCTGTCTCTAACAGAAAAGAGGGCGAACCAAATGAGACAGTTGGTGTTAATGAAATGACTGCAAACTTGCATGCAAACGATCAGCCTGTTTACAGGGTTGTGACGCAACCAACAGTAGATAAAAAGTCTAATAAGAAGACAGGGTCCACAAAAGAAACTTCAGAAGGTAAACCGCACAAAACTGGAcatcaaaaaaaatcatctctCAAGG ATAAGCAACGCATTCGCACTGATGTCTCTGGCGACCTTGGACCTTCATCTCTAGGTATGCCTTGTATGACAGACGCACAATGCCATCTAGTGGATCCTCATACGAAATGCTTAAACAAACGATGTGATTGCGCTCATCGCACTAATTCGACATCAGCTTGTTCGGCTCGCAACAGGGGCTGCTTACCTGGAACATTTCAA TGTCGGTCTACGGGCACCTGCATAAGCTGGTACTTCGTCTGTGATGGGCGTAAGGATTGTTCTGATGGATCCGATGAGAAGTGTCAAG ATGGGACGGGCGAGCGGTGTCCTATGAACTCGTTCAGATGTGGGGGTCCTGGTTCGCCGTGTGTATCAAGGGCGGCCAGGTGTGATGGCACTCCACAGTGTCCCGGAGGCGAAGATGAAAGAAACTGTAAGGCGACGAGACGCAGGGG ATGTCCCCGTCACACGTTCCGTTGCGGTTCTGGTGAATGTTTACCGGAGTACGAGTTTTGTAACGCTATAATATCATGCAAAGACGCTTCTGATGAACCACCACATTTATGTACAGAACAATCAAG atGGCGAGCCGCTGATTTCTGCCCTCTTCGATGTGGCAATGGCCGTTGCAGAAGCACAGCCGTAGCATGTTCAGGACGCGACGGGTGTGGAGATAACAGCGATGAAATTGCATGTTCTGTTTGTA AGTGTCCATCGCCTCAGACGCCTTGA